In Bacillus toyonensis BCT-7112, a single window of DNA contains:
- a CDS encoding ABC transporter substrate-binding protein, with product MKKKLLTIVASITLCTSFILGACSKESSTTSSNGEKEFRYAMSGLYKPFNYKENDGKLAGFDVEIGEALAKKMGMKPAPITNPWETLIQGLQSKKYDAILGSMAITEERLKAVSFSNPYYRSGAQIFVAKKNTSISSPEDLKGKKIGVVKASTFKTLVSKHTDQITEYDSDITALMDLEPGRVDAVITDQMVGLRMIKEGKSNIKEAGKPLNLDEMGIAIRKDDKEMVKKVNKALDEIIKDGTYEKISKKWFGRNILGEEAKTK from the coding sequence ATGAAAAAAAAACTATTAACCATTGTTGCGAGTATTACACTATGTACATCATTCATACTGGGAGCCTGTAGTAAGGAAAGCTCGACTACTTCATCAAATGGTGAAAAGGAATTTCGTTATGCGATGAGTGGATTATACAAACCTTTTAACTATAAAGAAAATGACGGAAAACTTGCCGGATTTGATGTAGAAATAGGTGAGGCGCTCGCGAAAAAGATGGGAATGAAACCCGCTCCTATTACAAATCCGTGGGAAACGCTAATTCAAGGTCTACAATCAAAAAAATATGATGCGATATTAGGAAGTATGGCCATTACAGAAGAACGATTAAAAGCTGTTAGTTTCTCAAACCCATATTATCGCTCTGGTGCCCAGATTTTCGTAGCTAAAAAGAATACGTCTATCTCTTCTCCAGAAGATTTGAAAGGAAAGAAAATTGGTGTTGTAAAAGCTAGTACCTTTAAAACTCTTGTTTCAAAACATACAGATCAAATTACAGAATACGATAGTGATATTACCGCTCTTATGGACTTAGAGCCTGGGCGTGTGGACGCAGTAATCACTGATCAAATGGTTGGTCTTCGAATGATTAAAGAAGGTAAATCAAATATAAAAGAAGCTGGAAAACCATTAAATCTTGATGAAATGGGAATTGCTATTCGCAAAGATGATAAAGAAATGGTTAAAAAAGTAAATAAAGCTTTAGATGAAATCATTAAAGATGGTACGTACGAAAAGATTAGTAAAAAATGGTTTGGTCGTAATATTCTTGGAGAAGAGGCAAAAACGAAGTAA
- a CDS encoding PRK06851 family protein: MTGNVLNYYAGGNTARGFHNLYEENLKGLDRLFILKGGPGTGKSSLIKAIGREWVEKGYDIELLHCSSDNKSVDGVIIPKLKVGIVDGTSPHVIEPKMPGVIEEYINLGVAWDSGKLRKQKVEIERFVSEASKAFKSAYGCFKEALVIHDEWEKIYINNIDFNKANELTDQLIQKLFADKKGQQSIVKHRFLGAATPKGAVDFVPNLTEGLPHRYFIKGRPGSGKSTMLKKLSKAAEEKGFDVEVYHCGFDPNSLDMVIVRELGFAIFDSTAPHEYFPSRVGDEIIDMYALIVKPGTDEKYATEIRDVSIQYKAKMNEAMSFLAKAKSVRDKLERIYIAAMDFSKVDAYKEEIQKEFERITATVIEKKK; encoded by the coding sequence GTGACAGGGAATGTGTTAAATTATTATGCTGGTGGTAATACAGCTAGAGGATTTCATAATTTATACGAAGAGAATTTAAAAGGGCTAGATAGGTTGTTTATTTTAAAGGGTGGTCCAGGAACGGGAAAATCTTCTTTAATTAAGGCAATAGGTCGTGAATGGGTTGAAAAAGGATATGATATTGAGCTTTTGCATTGTTCTTCTGATAATAAGTCGGTTGATGGGGTGATTATTCCAAAATTAAAAGTAGGAATTGTTGATGGAACATCACCGCATGTTATTGAGCCGAAAATGCCAGGAGTTATTGAAGAGTATATAAATTTAGGAGTTGCTTGGGACTCAGGTAAATTAAGAAAGCAGAAGGTAGAAATTGAACGGTTTGTATCAGAAGCGAGCAAGGCTTTCAAATCTGCTTACGGATGTTTTAAAGAGGCATTAGTTATACATGATGAGTGGGAGAAAATATATATTAATAACATTGATTTTAATAAAGCAAATGAACTAACAGATCAGCTAATTCAGAAATTATTTGCAGATAAAAAGGGGCAACAATCGATTGTGAAACATCGTTTTTTAGGAGCTGCTACACCGAAAGGAGCAGTTGATTTTGTTCCTAATTTAACAGAAGGATTGCCACATCGTTATTTTATAAAAGGACGCCCGGGCTCTGGAAAATCAACAATGCTCAAAAAGTTATCGAAGGCAGCAGAAGAAAAAGGTTTTGACGTTGAAGTATATCATTGCGGATTTGACCCGAATAGTCTTGATATGGTTATTGTAAGAGAATTAGGATTTGCAATTTTTGATAGTACCGCACCACATGAATATTTTCCAAGTCGCGTGGGTGATGAGATTATAGATATGTATGCTCTTATTGTTAAACCGGGGACGGATGAGAAGTATGCTACAGAAATTCGTGACGTTTCCATTCAATATAAAGCAAAAATGAATGAGGCGATGTCTTTCTTAGCAAAAGCAAAATCAGTTCGTGATAAATTAGAACGAATTTATATTGCTGCCATGGATTTTTCAAAAGTGGATGCATATAAAGAGGAAATTCAAAAAGAGTTTGAACGAATTACCGCTACTGTAATTGAAAAGAAAAAATAG
- a CDS encoding ATP-binding protein, translated as MNKYKSLIYEERKALKVFILLFYIIFFSYDAIYYFVYPAMNINGTTVGWPEGSLGIGVYIFVIALFPISMYLQKRGYVYSIKYLFLFGYMFINLINNLMIYLRTDRAFEHGSMVEMLLILFAPVFVNRKYFYLVSFSVIGKYVLFTLILQDLKVVIPLVLCVFYFIISHSLLKRFQSYVRTVVEMMNNMKETENLAVIGTMSTTIAHEIRNPLTALKGFTQMQKERNPEDMMSYEIMLQEIERINGFVSELMLLGKPKPTNYEWCNIREILLYVVQLMESYASQYKVKVYLQIDGNLPVINGDDKQLKQVLLNIIKNGIESMPEGGDIHIRAYEKTKGYLCIAVEDQGFGIEAGKLEKIGKAFYTTKENGTGLGLMITYKIIKEHQGSITIQSSMGVGTKVEIYLPTM; from the coding sequence ATGAACAAATACAAGAGCTTGATTTATGAAGAAAGAAAAGCTTTAAAGGTATTTATATTATTATTCTATATTATATTTTTTTCATATGACGCTATATATTATTTTGTATATCCTGCTATGAATATTAATGGAACAACGGTAGGATGGCCAGAAGGAAGCCTTGGGATAGGCGTATATATATTTGTAATAGCATTATTCCCTATTTCAATGTATCTTCAAAAAAGAGGTTATGTATATTCTATAAAATATTTATTTTTATTTGGCTACATGTTTATCAATCTTATAAATAATTTAATGATTTATTTGCGAACGGATAGAGCTTTTGAACATGGTAGTATGGTAGAAATGTTATTAATTTTATTTGCACCGGTTTTCGTGAACAGAAAATATTTTTATTTAGTTTCCTTTAGTGTAATTGGAAAGTACGTACTTTTTACATTGATACTACAAGATCTAAAAGTTGTGATTCCGCTTGTCTTATGTGTATTCTATTTCATTATTTCACATTCTTTGTTGAAACGATTTCAATCTTATGTAAGAACGGTTGTTGAAATGATGAACAATATGAAAGAGACGGAAAATTTAGCTGTAATTGGGACTATGTCTACAACAATTGCGCATGAAATCCGAAATCCATTAACGGCTTTGAAGGGGTTTACGCAAATGCAAAAAGAAAGAAACCCTGAAGATATGATGAGCTATGAAATAATGTTACAAGAAATTGAGAGAATTAACGGATTTGTTAGCGAATTGATGTTATTAGGAAAACCGAAACCAACAAATTATGAATGGTGTAACATACGGGAAATCCTTTTATATGTTGTGCAGTTAATGGAAAGTTATGCGAGTCAATATAAAGTGAAAGTTTATTTGCAAATAGATGGAAACTTACCCGTTATAAACGGTGATGATAAACAATTAAAACAAGTGTTGTTAAATATTATTAAAAACGGAATAGAATCAATGCCAGAAGGTGGGGATATTCATATTCGGGCATATGAAAAAACTAAGGGGTATTTGTGTATTGCTGTCGAGGATCAAGGATTTGGTATAGAGGCAGGAAAATTAGAGAAGATTGGAAAGGCTTTTTACACAACGAAGGAGAATGGTACAGGGCTTGGTTTAATGATTACATATAAAATTATTAAAGAACATCAAGGGAGTATCACGATTCAAAGTAGTATGGGTGTGGGAACGAAAGTGGAAATTTATTTACCGACGATGTAG
- a CDS encoding amino acid ABC transporter ATP-binding protein: protein MIQVRNLVKSFGSLDVLKGIDLEVKEKEVVVLIGASGSGKSTLLRCLNFLEMYDEGEIHLQGERIDPKHSNLNKVRENVGMVFQHFNLFPHMTSLENIIEAPIHVKKLETADAKDVGNQLLQKVGLQDKADVTPHLLSGGQKQRVAIARALAMNPKIMLFDEPTSALDPELVGEVLQVMKELAEEGMTMVIVTHEMNFARDVADRVIFMDDGKIVEDAPPAQFFSAPSHERVKQFLRNVL from the coding sequence ATGATTCAAGTTCGAAATCTAGTAAAATCATTTGGCTCACTTGATGTTTTAAAAGGAATTGATTTAGAAGTAAAAGAAAAAGAAGTTGTTGTTTTAATCGGTGCCAGTGGTTCCGGCAAAAGTACATTACTTCGTTGTCTTAACTTTTTAGAAATGTACGATGAAGGTGAAATTCACTTACAAGGTGAACGAATTGATCCAAAGCATTCAAATTTAAACAAAGTCCGTGAAAATGTCGGTATGGTTTTTCAACACTTTAACCTCTTTCCTCATATGACCTCACTAGAAAACATCATAGAAGCACCTATTCACGTAAAAAAATTGGAAACAGCAGACGCGAAGGACGTTGGGAATCAACTCCTACAAAAAGTCGGCCTACAAGATAAGGCGGATGTAACTCCTCACCTACTTTCAGGTGGTCAAAAACAACGCGTTGCGATTGCACGAGCTCTTGCTATGAATCCTAAAATTATGCTATTTGATGAACCTACCTCAGCCTTAGACCCTGAACTCGTTGGAGAAGTATTGCAAGTTATGAAAGAACTTGCTGAAGAAGGAATGACAATGGTGATTGTTACTCATGAAATGAATTTCGCAAGAGATGTAGCTGATCGCGTCATCTTTATGGATGACGGAAAAATTGTAGAGGATGCTCCGCCAGCGCAATTCTTTTCAGCTCCATCACATGAACGAGTAAAACAGTTTTTACGTAACGTTTTATAA
- a CDS encoding fatty acid desaturase family protein, translating to MKELHTFGWYAARVSPHLPKKAFKPVPTRLFGGLAYLLVALAGLISIGVFELNVWANLGIAIVLGLCFASLGFLGHEILHGTVVRKAWLRDFLGAIAFMPLSTGPKLWRKWHNATHHVHTQHEENDPDAWPTLEKLKKSKFLSWVYRMPLHVRSFFSFLSLTIQFTLHSTRMFFHFIKEFKSSNQKSVWLQLLLPWTVWISLLFIMGPGKWLFAYVIPLLIANFIVMAYIATNHRLNPIVPVNDPLANCLSVTVPRWVDVLHFNFSYHTEHHLFPAMSSKYYPLVKEKIKEMWPERYHEMPMTKALAALWNTPRVYYHGSELVDPHREHFYGSLGNGLDPHNISYREEHIEEKESIKKVNQ from the coding sequence ATGAAGGAGCTTCATACGTTTGGGTGGTATGCAGCACGTGTATCACCACATTTGCCGAAAAAAGCATTTAAACCAGTGCCTACTCGTTTATTTGGTGGACTGGCTTATTTGCTTGTGGCATTGGCGGGGTTAATATCGATTGGTGTATTTGAATTGAATGTGTGGGCGAATCTAGGAATTGCGATTGTTCTTGGATTATGTTTTGCTTCACTTGGATTTTTAGGGCATGAAATTTTACATGGAACTGTTGTAAGAAAGGCATGGCTTCGTGATTTCTTAGGCGCGATTGCATTTATGCCATTATCAACAGGACCAAAACTTTGGAGAAAGTGGCATAATGCAACTCATCATGTTCATACACAGCATGAAGAGAATGATCCAGATGCATGGCCGACACTTGAGAAGCTTAAAAAAAGTAAGTTTTTAAGTTGGGTATATCGTATGCCTCTTCATGTACGTTCATTCTTTAGTTTCCTGTCACTAACAATTCAATTTACATTGCATTCAACTCGAATGTTCTTTCATTTTATAAAAGAATTTAAGTCATCGAATCAAAAATCTGTATGGCTTCAACTTCTTTTGCCTTGGACAGTTTGGATTAGTTTATTATTTATTATGGGACCTGGAAAATGGTTATTTGCATATGTGATTCCGTTGTTAATTGCTAACTTTATTGTAATGGCATATATCGCAACAAATCACCGCTTAAATCCAATTGTTCCAGTAAATGATCCGTTAGCAAACTGTTTATCAGTAACAGTGCCGCGCTGGGTAGACGTTTTACATTTCAATTTCTCGTATCATACAGAACATCATCTGTTCCCTGCTATGAGCTCTAAATACTATCCGTTAGTAAAAGAGAAGATTAAAGAAATGTGGCCGGAACGTTATCACGAAATGCCGATGACAAAAGCATTGGCAGCACTTTGGAATACACCACGTGTGTATTATCACGGAAGTGAATTAGTTGATCCGCATAGAGAACATTTCTACGGTTCTTTAGGAAATGGATTAGACCCTCATAATATTTCATATCGTGAGGAACATATAGAAGAAAAAGAGAGTATTAAAAAAGTAAATCAGTAA
- a CDS encoding FAD-dependent oxidoreductase codes for MTSDTFPQLPLSYWIESTQFPTFPRLSENIKTKVAIIGAGITGITTAYLLAKEGIDVVLIDSGRILNGTTGHTTAKVTAQHDLIYDELINHFGVEKARLYYESNNHALQFINDTVQTYKIDCNFSNEDSYLYTTTDNGLRNLSKEYEAYQKLNIPCDYVQSLSIPIPVQSALVMKNQAQFHPLLYLKTLLEKFVEMGGKVYEQTTAMDVEKGDYPQVITKEGHRITCEYVVSCSHFPFYDANSFFFTRMYAERSYALAIKAKTDYPGGMYLSIDDPKRSLRYITNNGEKLILIGGESHKTGQGINTMLHYEALYSFAEATFGLDEVPYRWSAQDLITLDKLPYIGHINESNPNIFVATGYRKWGMTTGTAAAHLLKDSILKVHSPYKELFAPSRFHANPDIKTFLSQNIDVAKHLIEGKLETALRKPEDLEVGEGSVVHVNGKRAGAYKDKEGKLHIVDTTCTHLGCEVEWNNGDCTWDCPCHGSRFSIDGDVMEGPADQPLKRVDNE; via the coding sequence ATGACAAGTGATACATTTCCACAACTGCCGCTATCTTATTGGATTGAATCTACTCAGTTTCCTACTTTCCCTCGTTTATCCGAAAATATAAAGACAAAAGTTGCTATTATCGGTGCTGGTATTACAGGTATTACTACTGCCTATTTACTTGCAAAAGAAGGCATCGATGTTGTTTTAATTGATTCTGGTCGTATTTTAAACGGAACGACTGGGCATACAACAGCAAAAGTAACAGCACAACATGATCTTATTTACGATGAATTAATAAATCATTTCGGTGTGGAAAAAGCCAGGCTTTACTATGAATCAAATAATCATGCTCTACAATTCATAAATGACACTGTGCAAACATATAAAATCGACTGTAATTTTTCAAATGAAGATTCATACTTGTATACAACTACTGATAACGGTTTAAGAAATTTATCGAAAGAATATGAAGCTTATCAAAAATTAAATATACCTTGTGACTATGTTCAATCTCTATCGATTCCTATTCCAGTACAATCTGCACTTGTAATGAAAAATCAAGCGCAATTCCACCCCCTCCTTTATTTGAAAACACTTTTAGAAAAGTTTGTGGAGATGGGAGGAAAGGTCTATGAACAAACAACAGCTATGGATGTGGAAAAAGGAGATTATCCACAAGTAATTACAAAAGAGGGGCATCGCATCACTTGTGAATATGTCGTCTCTTGTTCTCACTTTCCTTTTTATGATGCGAATAGCTTTTTCTTTACGCGAATGTACGCAGAACGCTCCTATGCTCTTGCAATAAAAGCAAAAACAGATTATCCAGGTGGCATGTATTTAAGTATTGATGATCCAAAACGCTCCTTACGCTATATAACAAACAATGGAGAAAAGTTGATTTTGATTGGCGGAGAGAGCCATAAAACGGGACAGGGAATAAATACGATGCTTCATTATGAAGCACTCTATTCTTTTGCTGAAGCAACTTTTGGATTAGATGAAGTTCCCTATAGATGGTCAGCGCAAGATTTGATTACGCTAGACAAGCTCCCTTATATCGGACATATTAACGAAAGCAATCCAAATATATTTGTTGCAACTGGATATCGCAAATGGGGAATGACAACAGGAACTGCTGCAGCTCATTTACTGAAGGATTCCATTCTAAAAGTCCACAGCCCATATAAAGAGCTGTTTGCACCATCACGCTTTCATGCAAATCCAGATATAAAAACATTCCTTTCTCAAAACATTGATGTTGCTAAACATTTAATTGAAGGGAAACTTGAAACTGCATTACGTAAACCAGAGGATCTTGAAGTTGGCGAAGGATCCGTTGTACATGTCAACGGTAAACGAGCAGGTGCTTATAAAGATAAAGAAGGAAAACTACATATCGTCGATACGACTTGTACACACCTCGGCTGTGAAGTTGAATGGAATAACGGTGATTGTACTTGGGATTGTCCTTGCCACGGTTCTCGTTTTTCAATTGATGGCGATGTTATGGAAGGGCCAGCAGATCAACCATTAAAACGAGTTGATAACGAATAA
- a CDS encoding cyclase family protein, with protein sequence MKVIDLSQTFENNMSQFPGTPTIQLEAITSVEETGYQVTDFHSVVHVGTHCDAPAHFISGATTIDQLPLDQFVGEAVLIDVTHVQERKLPKEVLHNADIKKDDIVIFHSNLSNKWNTEAYEKEAFYLSEELAEELVELKVKSVGLDFISPDEVTTETSPIHHILLGNNIFLIENLTNLDAIKAKRFFFSAAPLKIKNSDGAFARAFAVIF encoded by the coding sequence ATGAAAGTAATTGATCTATCACAAACGTTTGAAAATAATATGTCTCAATTTCCCGGAACACCAACAATCCAACTAGAAGCCATTACAAGCGTTGAAGAAACAGGATATCAAGTTACAGATTTCCATTCGGTCGTTCATGTCGGTACACATTGCGACGCTCCTGCGCATTTTATTTCTGGTGCAACAACGATTGATCAATTGCCCCTTGATCAGTTTGTAGGTGAAGCAGTTCTCATCGATGTCACTCATGTTCAAGAGAGAAAACTCCCTAAAGAAGTATTGCATAATGCCGACATAAAAAAAGACGATATTGTCATTTTCCATTCTAATCTATCTAATAAATGGAATACAGAAGCTTATGAGAAAGAAGCATTTTATCTTTCCGAAGAATTAGCTGAAGAACTAGTTGAATTAAAAGTAAAATCAGTCGGTTTAGATTTTATTTCTCCCGATGAGGTAACGACAGAAACATCACCCATTCATCACATACTGTTAGGCAATAATATTTTCTTAATTGAAAACTTAACAAATCTAGATGCTATTAAAGCGAAACGTTTCTTTTTCTCAGCAGCACCTTTAAAAATTAAAAATAGTGACGGTGCTTTCGCAAGGGCATTCGCTGTTATTTTTTAA
- a CDS encoding MFS transporter: MQPSAPPHLESTETIFSSSITKLVVFICWLAILADGYDLGIYGAVLPKLLEDNSWALSPAQAGTIASYALFGMFIGAILIGTITDLIGRKWTLICCLALFSITMGLAAIAPSPEVFGLSRFIGGIGLGGVIPTASALTVEYSSKKRQSFIYALMFTGYPLGIVLGAILSMFMLEDFGWRIMFGIGMIPLLLIPFIILYLPESIQFLLSRNRQEEVNKILNRFQIEFHVKDEISEAPSNIQKKNGFLTLFSKEYIKATLLFWITYIMGMFLIYGLNTWLPQMMRQAGYPLGSSLSFLLMLNITAAIGALFAGAIADRIGAKIVISISYLMAAICIGLLTIKPSVTIIYLLIGLAGIGSVGITQILNAYVTQYFPSHIRATSLGWGLGLGRVGAIAGPILVGIIMTMQYDLAWNFYLFSFAGLIAAISVFFIPTK; encoded by the coding sequence ATGCAACCTTCTGCTCCACCTCATCTAGAATCTACAGAAACTATCTTTTCAAGCTCTATTACAAAACTTGTTGTTTTTATTTGTTGGCTCGCCATTCTAGCTGACGGATATGATTTAGGTATTTACGGTGCCGTTCTGCCAAAGCTTTTAGAAGACAACAGCTGGGCACTATCACCAGCTCAAGCTGGAACAATTGCCAGCTATGCTCTATTTGGGATGTTTATTGGCGCTATTCTAATCGGAACCATTACAGATTTAATTGGACGAAAGTGGACACTTATATGCTGTTTAGCTCTTTTTTCTATCACAATGGGCTTAGCTGCAATTGCTCCTTCTCCTGAAGTATTTGGGCTATCTCGATTTATCGGAGGAATCGGATTAGGCGGTGTTATCCCAACGGCTTCCGCACTTACTGTTGAATATTCATCAAAAAAACGGCAATCTTTTATTTATGCTCTTATGTTTACCGGCTATCCTTTAGGTATCGTGTTAGGTGCTATTTTATCCATGTTTATGTTAGAAGATTTCGGATGGAGAATTATGTTTGGCATCGGAATGATTCCGCTACTCCTCATTCCTTTCATTATTCTTTATTTACCTGAGTCCATTCAATTTTTATTATCGCGGAATCGACAAGAAGAAGTGAACAAAATTCTTAATCGCTTTCAAATTGAATTCCATGTAAAAGATGAAATTTCTGAAGCACCATCTAATATACAAAAGAAAAATGGATTTCTTACGTTATTCTCAAAAGAATACATAAAAGCAACGCTACTTTTTTGGATCACTTATATAATGGGAATGTTTTTAATATACGGTTTAAATACTTGGTTACCACAGATGATGCGTCAGGCAGGATATCCTCTTGGATCTAGTTTATCATTTCTACTTATGCTAAATATTACTGCAGCTATCGGCGCATTATTTGCTGGGGCGATTGCCGATCGTATAGGAGCAAAAATTGTTATTAGCATCTCCTATCTTATGGCAGCCATATGTATTGGACTACTAACAATTAAACCATCTGTTACAATCATTTATCTTTTAATTGGTCTTGCTGGAATTGGATCAGTCGGTATTACTCAAATATTAAATGCTTATGTAACACAATACTTCCCATCACATATACGAGCTACCTCCTTAGGCTGGGGACTTGGACTTGGCCGAGTTGGTGCAATTGCTGGACCTATTCTTGTCGGTATTATTATGACAATGCAATATGACTTAGCATGGAATTTTTACTTATTCTCTTTTGCAGGTCTTATCGCAGCTATATCTGTTTTCTTTATTCCTACAAAATAA
- a CDS encoding nucleotidyltransferase domain-containing protein, translated as MREKIELELERIEEENDVKILFAVESGSRAWGFPSKDSDYDVRFVYIHPVEWYLSIHDKRDVIEYPISDDLDISGWDIKKALQLFAKSNPALLEWIRSPIFYSKNSNFPEQLQQMSEKNFDPKATIYHYLHMASKNYREFLQGENVKLKKYFYVLRPILACQWLEEKGTLPPVEFNRLITELSIERSVLNEIEKLLIKKKAGTELDVGLKIQVLNQFLEEQIDYYQQYVKGIEKGLGIDIESLNTLFRNMLFEVNKKEHK; from the coding sequence ATGAGAGAAAAAATTGAATTAGAGTTAGAAAGAATTGAAGAAGAGAATGATGTGAAAATTTTATTTGCAGTGGAATCGGGGAGTCGTGCTTGGGGATTTCCATCGAAAGATAGCGATTATGATGTTAGGTTTGTTTATATACATCCGGTAGAATGGTATTTATCAATTCATGATAAACGTGATGTAATTGAATATCCAATTAGTGATGACTTAGATATAAGTGGCTGGGATATTAAAAAGGCATTACAACTGTTTGCGAAGTCAAATCCAGCTTTACTTGAGTGGATTCGATCACCAATTTTTTATTCGAAAAACTCTAACTTTCCAGAGCAGCTTCAGCAAATGAGTGAAAAGAATTTTGATCCAAAAGCAACGATATATCATTACTTACATATGGCTTCAAAAAATTATCGTGAATTTTTGCAAGGCGAGAATGTAAAGTTGAAAAAGTACTTTTATGTATTACGTCCTATTTTAGCTTGTCAGTGGCTAGAAGAGAAAGGGACATTACCTCCAGTAGAATTTAATCGTTTGATTACAGAACTATCTATAGAACGTAGTGTATTGAATGAGATTGAGAAGTTGTTAATAAAGAAAAAAGCGGGTACGGAATTAGATGTTGGATTGAAAATTCAAGTGTTAAATCAATTTTTAGAAGAACAAATTGATTATTATCAGCAATACGTGAAAGGGATTGAAAAGGGATTAGGGATTGATATTGAGAGTTTGAATACACTATTTAGAAATATGTTGTTTGAAGTAAATAAAAAAGAGCACAAGTAA
- a CDS encoding amino acid ABC transporter permease: MFEIFISTYPTLLKATIVTLQLTLTSLVLGSLIGLLFAFFRISNNKVLNSIAHVYIAIIRGTPLIVQIAILYFGITSVVVFTPFWAGAIALAIHNGAYITEIFRGSIQSVDRGQLEAARSLGMPYPLAMRRIILPQAFRLSLPPLGNQFIIGLKDSSLVAYVGLSELWGSGLSIAASNFQQLDTYVIVGLYYLVLVLLFTYFVNLLEKRLQRKETNSIQVHTKNKKEVSL, from the coding sequence ATGTTTGAAATTTTTATCTCTACCTACCCCACACTCTTAAAAGCTACTATTGTCACATTACAATTAACATTAACTTCCCTAGTACTCGGCTCATTAATTGGATTACTATTCGCTTTCTTTCGAATCTCTAACAATAAAGTTCTAAATAGTATCGCTCATGTCTACATCGCCATTATTCGTGGTACACCTTTAATTGTTCAAATCGCAATTCTCTATTTTGGTATTACATCTGTTGTTGTGTTCACCCCTTTTTGGGCAGGAGCAATTGCTTTAGCAATTCATAACGGTGCATATATTACCGAAATTTTCCGTGGATCCATTCAATCCGTTGACCGTGGACAATTAGAAGCTGCTCGCTCTTTAGGCATGCCTTACCCTTTGGCGATGCGCCGAATTATATTACCACAAGCATTTCGTCTATCTCTTCCTCCTCTAGGTAATCAATTTATTATTGGATTGAAAGATTCCTCACTTGTTGCTTACGTAGGACTGTCCGAATTATGGGGATCGGGTTTATCAATTGCCGCAAGTAACTTCCAACAATTAGATACATATGTAATCGTTGGTTTATATTATCTCGTACTCGTTCTCCTATTTACTTATTTTGTTAACCTTTTAGAAAAACGATTACAGCGCAAAGAGACAAACTCTATCCAAGTCCATACAAAGAATAAAAAAGAAGTTTCTTTATAA